One Ruficoccus amylovorans genomic window carries:
- a CDS encoding Kelch repeat-containing protein, whose amino-acid sequence MDTSESWKALAPLPEGVAGHAMASDAREGLWVAGGSLWRDGVKVIQDEIRYLQPGGAEWQHRGGIPGGWAYGGGAVEGDALYLAGGIGTDGLRADILRIDLVSGHVSQMGALLAGRAYCAAAVMDGGLWIMGGSENADDLSQADTRVFRFDLADGTLREYASAPGSGWVNPLLLCVGGKLYAFPGSRWSVDAKRLIPFEGVFVFSPDQSAWEVVPVEVSLPRAMSGVALGQKAVCLAGGVVTSSSAATIEGHVWIYDARNGHLSTGPNLPEARLGAAMASTAGRVFISGGEDKPRSRAADVWSLELGTAEPAQ is encoded by the coding sequence ATGGATACTTCTGAATCCTGGAAAGCCCTTGCCCCTCTGCCTGAAGGTGTGGCGGGGCATGCCATGGCCTCCGATGCCCGCGAGGGATTATGGGTTGCCGGAGGTAGTCTCTGGCGAGACGGCGTCAAGGTAATACAGGATGAGATCAGGTATCTACAGCCGGGAGGGGCTGAGTGGCAGCACCGCGGCGGCATTCCTGGTGGCTGGGCCTATGGGGGAGGGGCTGTCGAGGGGGATGCTCTTTATCTGGCCGGAGGGATCGGAACTGACGGGCTTCGTGCGGATATTCTGCGTATCGACCTGGTTTCAGGTCACGTGTCCCAAATGGGAGCTTTGCTGGCGGGCCGGGCCTACTGTGCGGCGGCGGTGATGGATGGCGGACTATGGATCATGGGCGGCTCAGAGAATGCCGACGACTTGTCGCAAGCGGATACGCGTGTTTTTCGCTTTGATCTGGCCGACGGTACACTGCGCGAATACGCATCGGCGCCGGGAAGTGGATGGGTGAATCCGCTTCTTCTTTGCGTTGGAGGAAAGCTGTATGCTTTCCCTGGAAGCCGGTGGTCGGTTGACGCGAAAAGACTGATTCCGTTTGAAGGCGTTTTTGTCTTCTCTCCCGACCAGTCAGCCTGGGAGGTCGTGCCGGTCGAGGTGTCTCTGCCCCGGGCGATGAGCGGCGTTGCACTCGGGCAGAAAGCGGTCTGCCTGGCCGGTGGCGTTGTCACTTCCTCCTCTGCCGCCACGATCGAAGGGCATGTGTGGATCTATGATGCGCGAAACGGACACTTGTCCACGGGGCCAAATCTGCCCGAAGCGCGTCTGGGGGCAGCCATGGCAAGTACGGCCGGTCGCGTTTTTATCTCGGGGGGAGAGGACAAGCCGCGCAGCCGTGCGGCTGACGTTTGGAGCCTGGAGCTTGGGACGGCGGAACCGGCGCAATAG
- a CDS encoding alpha/beta hydrolase, whose product MTIPSFNLSVSIAAILLLLGLSSAHAAASGTSDLKIKKLEPRIWQCDFASTALSRSGRFIVILPEDTLTPADTSSQEFPVIYFLHGRGRNERSLLESPATKSRLLDSPCAIVLPRGDDGWYINSPVRSADRYADYMDEVITLAEEEFHVSSDARHRAIGGWSMGGYGAAMTVTRLPDDFCALATIIGLLDFPRLPIPDKTQNYRVPEDRFGSDPTVWNKLNPRLHVERVKDVALMTVIGEMAFDRQMNEAYIQASTAAGNPPQVVRLPGGHIFKTVEQGVPPAFDFLEAQATR is encoded by the coding sequence ATGACGATCCCATCCTTTAACCTCTCTGTCAGCATCGCCGCCATCCTGTTACTCTTGGGGTTATCTTCGGCCCACGCGGCTGCCTCGGGAACCTCTGACCTTAAAATCAAAAAGCTGGAACCACGCATCTGGCAATGCGACTTCGCCAGCACCGCGCTCAGCCGGTCGGGACGGTTCATTGTCATCCTGCCGGAGGACACCCTGACACCCGCCGACACCTCGAGCCAAGAATTCCCCGTGATTTATTTCCTTCATGGCCGGGGGCGAAACGAACGCTCCCTACTTGAGTCTCCAGCGACCAAATCCCGCCTGCTCGATTCACCCTGCGCGATTGTGCTGCCACGTGGCGACGATGGTTGGTACATAAATTCGCCCGTTCGCTCCGCCGACCGATATGCGGACTACATGGATGAAGTCATCACCCTGGCCGAGGAGGAATTTCATGTCTCGTCTGATGCCAGGCACCGGGCCATCGGCGGTTGGTCGATGGGCGGTTATGGCGCGGCCATGACGGTCACTCGCCTCCCGGATGATTTTTGCGCGCTGGCGACCATTATTGGACTTCTCGATTTTCCGCGTCTTCCGATCCCGGATAAGACACAAAATTATCGGGTTCCAGAGGACCGCTTCGGTAGCGATCCGACGGTGTGGAACAAGCTGAACCCGCGCCTCCATGTCGAGCGGGTGAAAGATGTAGCGCTCATGACCGTGATCGGAGAGATGGCCTTTGATCGTCAGATGAACGAGGCCTACATTCAAGCTTCGACGGCGGCAGGCAACCCGCCTCAAGTCGTGCGCCTGCCCGGCGGGCATATCTTCAAGACGGTGGAACAAGGCGTCCCCCCCGCCTTTGATTTTCTGGAAGCGCAAGCGACACGTTGA
- a CDS encoding sialidase family protein yields the protein MPRYFQYTTTLAYLLCACVPAFSQAEESATLIQSYEATSLPSEQGWVQQVADGDTLELTPDGLHIKRAKASGWNAFTSASFRAPLARAERIDVMARMRTVTASQPGVASLALSDGFHEEFITFFPDRVYFHRLKRTVPVDMTGSAHEVDLVLADGHLSVSVDGNPLLAGSPSLPGYAMRTPWVTFGAVTGGGTGESYWEEVDVMMEPAPEDSLDMPPSVTNAESVEIYHQPGIFALFPQMMRAEDGSLYIKAPLRRTSSHMEAGPSALILRSNDEGKTWEPAERYPVLPAWKTGEHSYVRVGAVGWRYSTDQQLLKKLKAEGVEVRVTPDNPNKYAYASGYFIDRSTDGGATWKQETANIPGYALLMNYYEALNTVRVNDQTLLRGIYGKPNASKPYYESGVLRSTDNGATWEFIPIYSDPEQKLGFGETAFAKAANGDIVAMLRQEPANARAGLWVSRSSDGARTWTKPESTPMVGHPASLTLLRDGSLLCTYGYRSSPMGVRVALSRDNGKTWHQEDIRTLRADGYGGGGDNGYPTTLQMEDGSLLTVCYLTDLQGVAYIAGTRWRWDD from the coding sequence ATGCCTCGTTATTTCCAGTACACCACGACTCTCGCCTACCTGTTATGCGCGTGTGTGCCTGCCTTTTCCCAAGCCGAGGAATCCGCAACACTGATCCAAAGCTATGAGGCAACTTCGCTCCCCTCGGAGCAAGGCTGGGTCCAACAGGTCGCCGATGGCGACACCCTGGAGTTAACCCCGGACGGACTCCACATCAAGCGCGCGAAAGCCTCTGGTTGGAATGCGTTTACCAGCGCTTCGTTTCGGGCTCCCCTCGCACGCGCTGAGCGCATAGATGTGATGGCGCGGATGCGCACCGTTACCGCCTCACAGCCGGGCGTTGCCTCGCTCGCTCTCTCCGATGGCTTTCATGAGGAGTTTATAACGTTCTTTCCGGACAGGGTTTACTTTCACCGCCTGAAGCGAACCGTTCCCGTGGACATGACAGGGTCAGCCCACGAGGTGGATCTTGTCCTCGCCGATGGGCACCTCTCGGTCTCGGTTGACGGCAACCCCCTGCTGGCTGGAAGCCCCTCCCTTCCCGGCTATGCCATGCGCACCCCCTGGGTCACATTTGGAGCTGTTACCGGCGGGGGTACCGGCGAGTCGTACTGGGAGGAAGTGGATGTCATGATGGAGCCCGCTCCCGAAGACTCTCTGGATATGCCCCCGTCGGTAACGAACGCCGAGTCGGTCGAAATTTACCACCAACCCGGCATCTTTGCCCTCTTCCCCCAGATGATGAGAGCCGAAGACGGCTCACTCTACATCAAAGCGCCCCTGCGCCGAACCTCCAGCCACATGGAAGCCGGACCGAGTGCCCTCATCCTTCGGTCTAATGACGAGGGGAAAACGTGGGAGCCGGCGGAACGCTATCCCGTCCTGCCGGCCTGGAAAACAGGCGAGCACAGCTATGTCCGCGTTGGCGCCGTGGGGTGGCGCTACAGCACCGATCAGCAGCTCCTAAAGAAGCTCAAGGCCGAAGGCGTTGAGGTGCGTGTAACTCCTGACAATCCGAACAAATACGCCTATGCCAGCGGGTACTTCATCGATCGCTCCACGGACGGCGGAGCAACCTGGAAACAGGAGACTGCCAACATCCCCGGGTACGCCCTGCTGATGAATTACTACGAAGCGCTGAACACCGTACGGGTCAACGATCAGACCCTTCTACGCGGGATTTACGGCAAGCCCAACGCGAGCAAGCCGTACTATGAGTCAGGCGTCCTGCGCAGCACGGACAATGGCGCGACCTGGGAATTCATCCCCATTTACTCCGACCCGGAACAAAAGCTCGGTTTCGGCGAGACGGCCTTCGCCAAGGCGGCCAATGGCGACATCGTGGCCATGCTCCGGCAGGAACCGGCGAACGCCAGGGCGGGCCTGTGGGTGTCCCGCTCGAGTGATGGCGCACGCACCTGGACGAAGCCAGAAAGCACGCCGATGGTCGGACACCCCGCATCGCTGACCCTCCTGCGCGACGGCTCGCTCCTATGCACCTACGGCTACCGCTCCTCCCCGATGGGGGTACGCGTGGCCCTGAGCCGGGACAACGGCAAAACCTGGCACCAGGAAGACATCCGCACGCTCCGCGCGGATGGTTATGGCGGCGGTGGCGACAACGGCTATCCGACCACCCTCCAGATGGAGGACGGCTCACTCCTGACGGTCTGTTACCTCACCGATTTGCAAGGTGTAGCTTACATCGCCGGCACGCGTTGGCGTTGGGACGACTAA